The genome window CCTGGTCACCTTGTTGCGCAGGAGTTCAGCCCGCGTCAACGGTCGGAGGTTGGGCGTACCTGTACCGCGCCCCTTCCGCTGTTTCTCCACCTGTCGGAGGAACCAGGCTGTCGGTCGGCACTCGACGACAGGTGGGAGAAGGAGGTTACGGGACTGGTGCGCGGCCGAGTCAGGGACCGGGTCAGGGACCGGCTGCGCGGCCTGGTGCGCGGCCTGGTCAGGCGACCGGTCCGCAAACTGGTCGGCCTCTGCGTCGCGGTGCCGGTCTGATGTCTGGTGCTGTTCTGGTGTCTGGTCGCGGGTCCCAGCCCCCGACTCTCCCCCGATAGTCATGATGACAGTCAACTACACCGCAGTCGTCCTGTCACGGGTACAGGAGATACCGGGCCGCGAACCGTCGAGGCCTAGCGAACGTGCCATCAGGTAAGGAGAAACGCCATCCGGTTAGGTCGATTTTCGCCCTGAGGCGACCTAACCGGATGGCGCTGAGCCCAACCGGATGGCGGCAGGCCCACCAATGGCCAGCACCGACAATGACACGTGGGGTGACCAGTGGCCGGTACCGACGCGGATGGCGGCAGGCCCGCCAGGGGCCAGCGGCGCCGACAAAGACACGTGGGGTGGCTCGTGTGGCCAGCGCTGACAAGGACGCGTGGGGAAAGCCACCTCGCCAGCGCGGCACAACTCCCTAGGAGAAGTTCGGCACGACCTGGTCGATGAACAGCTGCAGCGAGGCCTTCTTCTCCTCGAAGGTCATCGAGTTGTCGATCCAGTAGGAGTACTCGTCATAACCCATGTCCTCGTAGGTCTTCAGCCGTGCGGTGACCTCCTCCGGAGTACCGATCATCGCCGAGCGGTGCAGCGAATCCAGGTCGAACTCCGGGCGCTCCGCCACGCTCGACAGCGGCTGCGGGTCGAGGAAGCCGTTCTCCGGGGTCTTCTTCCCGAAGGCCCAGGAAGAGAAGGTGCGGTAGTAGCGGCTCACAGCCTCCGCACCGGGACGCCAGCCCTCGGGATCGTCGGCGGAGTGGACGAAGGTGTGGCGCAGGCACATGATCTCCGGGGTGTGCCCGGTCACCGCGTCCGGGTTCTGCGCGGCGGCAGCGACCGCAGCGTCGAACTTGTCCTTGAGGTCACGGACCTCGGCGTCATCCTTCATCAACGGCGTGACCTGCACATTGCAGCCGTTGGCCACGGCGAACTCGTGGGTCTCCGGGGTCCGGGCGGCGACCCAGACCGTCGGGCCGGGCTTCTGGATCGGCTTCGGCACCGAGGTGGAGGTCGGGAAGGACCAGTGCTCACCGTCGTGGGCGTAGTCGCCCTCCCACAGCTTCTTCATCGCGGGGATGATTTCACGCAGGTAGGAGCCACCGTCCTTGGCGGACATGCCGCCGGCCATCCGGTCGAACTCGAACTGGTACGCACCGCGGGCCACACCGATCTCGGCGCGTCCCCCGGAGATGACGTCCAGCAGAGCGGTCTCGCCGGCGGCACGGACCGGGCTCCAGAACGGGGCGATGATGGTGCCCGCGCCGAGTCGGATGGTGCTCGTCTTCCCGGCCAGGGCGGCCAGCGAGACCATCGGGTTGGGGGCGACGGTGTACTCCATGGAGTGGTGCTCGCCGGTCCAGACGGTGCCGAACCCACCGGCCTCGGCCATCTGGACGAGCTCGACGAGGTTGTTCCAGTGCTCCTCGTGGGAGATGGAGTCATCCCAGCGCTCCATGTGGATGAAAAGGGAGAAACGCATGACTTACTGCTCCTTTGCTGCCGAGGCGTTGCGCTCGGCGATGGTGGTGTTGGTGCGTGACCACAGCTCGTGCGGTACTTCGCGGACAATGACGGTGATGTTCTCGGGCGCGGCGTCCACGGTCTGTTCGGCGACCTTGTGGAGACCGTCGATGAGGGCCCGAAGCTGCTCGGGGCTGCGTCCTGCAGCGATGGAGACGTCGATGAGCGGCATGGCCGGACCTACCGCATCACGAAGGGGTCGGCGACGGGACCTTCGTCGGTGTTGATCCAGATCGACTTCAGCCGGGTGTACTCGTACATCGACTCGATGCCGTGCTCGATGCCCACACCGGACTTCTTGAAGCCCTGCCGCGGGGACATCGGCGACATCGCCCGGTAGGTGTTGATCCACACCGTGCCCGCTTCCAGACGCTGCGACATCCGCATTGCCCGCTGCAGGTTCGAGGTCCACACGCCGGCGGCGAGACCGTATTCGGTGTCGTTCGCGATCCGCAGCGCCTCCTCTTCCGTGTCGAAGGGGATGACGGCGGTGACCGGCCCGAAGATCTCCTCCTGGCAGACGCGCATGTCGTTGGTGGCGTCGGTCAACACGGTGGGCTGCAGGAAGTAGCCGGGCAGGTCCACGTCAGGACGCTGACCGCCGTAGTGGATGTTCGCGCCCTCGGACTGGCCGAGGTCGATGTAGCTCTTCACCTTGTTCAGCTGGTCCTCGAAGGCGAGCGGGCCGAGCTCGGTGTCATCCTCGAGCGGGTTACCGATCTTGATCGTCGCGGCCCGGACCGAGACCTTCTCCAGCAGTTCGTCGTAGACCGAGCGGTGGGCCAGCACACGCGAGCCGGCGATGCAGGTCTGACCGGCGGCGGCGAAGACTCCGGCGATGACGCCCATCGCGGCGTTGTCGACGTCGGCGTCCTCGAAGACGATGTTCGGGGACTTCCCGCCGAGCTCCAGGGTGCAGCCGATGAAGCGGCGGGCGGCGGACTGGGCGATACCGGAGCCGGTAGCGGTGGACCCGGTGAAGGAGATCTTCGCCAGGCGCAGATCCTCGACCAGGGCGGCACCCGCCTCGGCGCCGTAGCCGGTGACGACGTTGACCACGCCGTCGGGGAAACCGGCCTCGGACGCGATCTCGGCGAGCCGGAGGATCGTGCGCGAGGTGTATTCGGACGGCTTGATGACCAGGGTGTTTCCGGCGGCAAGCGCGGGGGCGAGCTTCGAGATGGTCAGGGTGATCGGCGAGTTCCACGGGGTGATCGCGCCGACCACGCCGAGCGGTTCCCGCATGGTGACGTTGATGATCGACAGGGAGGACGCCGGGATCTGCGATCCCTGGATCTTGTCGGCGAGGCCGCCGTAGTAGTAGAGGTACTCCGGCACGTTCTTGAGCTGGCCGCGCATCTCGCGCAGCAGCTTGCCGTTGTCGAGGCTCTCGTAGAGGGCCAGTTCATCGCCGTATTCGCCGATGAGGTCACCGAAGCGTCGGAGCAGTTTGCCGCGCTGGGTGGCAGTGAGCCCGGCCCAGGCCGGGTTGCGGAAGGCCTGCGCGGCGGCGTCGACGGCGGCATCGACATCGGCGGCGGTACCCCGGGCGACCTGGTACAGGGTCTCGAGGGTGGCAGGGTTGGTGGAGGCGAAGTACTCCCCGTTGGAGGGGGCGCGGTGTTCGCCGTTGATGAAGTGGTCACAACGCTCAGTGGTGGTCATGGCTCTGGCTCCTTCCGGTAGTTCCGGTGGACTCGATGGTGGTGGCGAGCTCGGCGATCAGGGCGCTGAGCAGTTCAGGGTGGGTGTCCGGCACCATGTGCCGGGCACCGTCGATGATGTGGACGTGGGCACCGGGGATCCGTTCGGCGATCCGGTACGACATCTCCGGGGTGGACCCCGGGTCATCGGATCCGGTGACGGCGAGCACCGGAACGCGGATCCGGTGCAGCTCGTCGGCGAGTTCGGCGTCCCCGGTGGCGAAGACCCGGTAGACGTGCAGGTAGGAGGGAATGTCGTTGGCCAGCAGGATGCGGCGGGTGCGGTCACGCAGGACGGCGGCACCGGGGATCCCGGCATCCTCCGGGAACCAGCGGTCCACGGCACGCTCGGCGCCGAGGGCGAAGTCATCGCCGGCGGTCTCCAGTCGTGCCCGGACGGACGCGGCCTCCTCCGGGGTCCGGGCACAGACCGAGTTCACGCAGGTGAGCGTGAGGACGCGGTCAGGATGGTGCACGGCGATGTACTGCGCGATGAGCGCACCGACGGAGAAGCCCACCAGGTGCACCGGCTCAGACGGCATCCGGTCCAGCAGGTCGGCGGCAAGATCCGCCAGCTCCACCGGTTCGGTCAGCCGAGGCTGCCTCCCGTGACCCGGCAGGTCCAGGGCCGTCACCGGATGCCCGGGGGCGGTGGTACCGAGGTCGGCGACGACCGCGTCCCAGATCGTCCGGTCCAAACCGACGCCGTGCAGCAGCACGATCGGTGCGCTCTCCACAGACATGGGCTGCTACTTCTCCGCCGCGTTGAAGGACGCCAGGCGCTCCTGCGGACGACCGGAGGCCGTGCCGCCGAGGGCGATGACAATCTCATCGGCGTGCGGGGCATCCGCCACCCGGCACTCCACCGTCTGGTGGTGGGACCGGATGGTCGCGTCCGTGAAGTGCTTCAGCGGCATGTCGAAGGGGGCGCCGGAGACGCCGCGCTTCTCGACGGCGGGCAGCAGGGTCGACGCGTTGGCGGCGTCCCGGAAGTGGTTGCCGAACTTCAGGGTGTGGATGAGGGCGGAGCCGTGCTCGATCTCGCCGTCCGTGCCGACGATCGCGGCCTTGCCGAAGGCCTCCAGGGGGCCGCCGAGGGCCTCCATCACCCGCGGGGCGAGCAGGGCACCGAGGTCGGAGGCGGTGGCGTCGATTCCCGGGGCGAGGTCCTCAACGAAGCCCTGGCCGGCCCACGGGTTGCGGATGACCGCGGCGACGACCACGACGCGCTTGGGCGGGGTGACCTCGCGTCCGCCTTCGGTGAAGATTTCGTCGACGGTGGTGGTGAGTTTGCGCAGTTCAAGTGCCATGGTCAGAGAAGTCCTTTCAGGATGTCGGTGGTGACCGGGATGTCGGTTTTCCGGTCACCGATGCGGGGGAACGGGCGGGGGCCGGTGGACGCTGCAGCGATGACGCAGATCTCGTCGGCGTGCGGTGCATCGGCCAGCGAGACGTCGATGGTCTGGTAGTGGTCCCGGTTCGCGGCGTGGGTCTTGTGCCACATCGGGACGTGGACGTTCGTGCCCGGCTCGACCCGGCCGTCGGTGAAGCAGATGATCGAGGTGCCCTCGAGCATTTCGCGGATGAGGTTGCCGAAGTACGGGGTGTGGATCAGCGCACCGGCGTGCTCCAGTTCGCCGGAGGTGCCGACCAGAGCGGCTTTACCGAAGGCCTCGATATTCTCCGCACCGCCGAGCGCGGTGAGCAGCCGGTCGGCGAGCAACTTGGCGATCACCGGAGCGATCTTCTGGGTGGCGTCGTTGAGGTCGGCGTCCGTGCCGGTGCTCTGTCCGTCGACGATCCAGGGGTTCTTCACGACGGCGATGGCCGCGGCCTTGTGGACCGGGGTGTCGAGGACGGACCCGGCCTCGCCGAAGACCTCCTCGTGGATGAGGGTGACACGTCGGACGCCGAGGCTGGCGCCGAGCTCTTCGAAGGTGGTGGGTCGGTCTGTCATTACTTCTCCTCTGTGTGGTCTGTCGTGGTGCCGGTGGCGGGATCTCCGGGGGCCGGGCGGGGGCCTGCGTCACCGAAGATCCGGTGCAGCGCCGCTCGACTGGAGGCGTGGACGTGGTCCCTCATCGCCATCTCGGCGCCGTAGGGGTCCTTGTCCCGGATCGCCTCCAGTACCCGGTGATGCTCCCGGTCGGAGGCGGTGAGCCGTTTCGGGTCGGCGACGGTGCTGTTCACCAGTCGGTCGTAGGCCAGCTGGTTCATCAGCCAGGCGTAGGTCTCGGTGAGCTTGTCGTTGTCCGCGCCGCGCACGAGCGTCCAGTGGAATTCGCCGACCAGCTCGGCGTAGCGGGCGGCGTCCCCGGCGGCGGCCGCGGCGTCCGACTCGTCGATGTTGCGCTGCAGCACCTCGAGTTCGGGGACCGCACCGCGGCGGGCCAGGAGGGATGCGGCGAGGCCTTCGAGGCTCTCCTTGATCTGGAACATCTCGACGATCTCCCGGCGCGTCGGCTCGTGGACGTAGGTGCCGACGCGGGGACGGATGTGGACGAGGCCCTCCATCTGGAGGACCTTGAAGGCCTCGCGGACGGGGGTCCGACTGACGTGGAACTCCTCGGCCAGTGCGGTCTCGGGGATGAGCTCCCCGGGGGCGAGCTCACCGGAGATGATGCGGGACCTGATCTGATCGATCAGGGTGACTCCCGACGTGGTCTCAGTCGATGTCTCTTGCATACAACAGACTGTGCCACTCATCTCCGCTGTACGCAAGAGGGACGCGAAACTAATTTCTGACCCCGTGGCAGTGTTTCCGCCATGTTGCGCGAATTGTTACATCTACAGGCGTA of Corynebacterium terpenotabidum Y-11 contains these proteins:
- a CDS encoding LLM class flavin-dependent oxidoreductase encodes the protein MRFSLFIHMERWDDSISHEEHWNNLVELVQMAEAGGFGTVWTGEHHSMEYTVAPNPMVSLAALAGKTSTIRLGAGTIIAPFWSPVRAAGETALLDVISGGRAEIGVARGAYQFEFDRMAGGMSAKDGGSYLREIIPAMKKLWEGDYAHDGEHWSFPTSTSVPKPIQKPGPTVWVAARTPETHEFAVANGCNVQVTPLMKDDAEVRDLKDKFDAAVAAAAQNPDAVTGHTPEIMCLRHTFVHSADDPEGWRPGAEAVSRYYRTFSSWAFGKKTPENGFLDPQPLSSVAERPEFDLDSLHRSAMIGTPEEVTARLKTYEDMGYDEYSYWIDNSMTFEEKKASLQLFIDQVVPNFS
- a CDS encoding tautomerase family protein, translating into MPLIDVSIAAGRSPEQLRALIDGLHKVAEQTVDAAPENITVIVREVPHELWSRTNTTIAERNASAAKEQ
- a CDS encoding aldehyde dehydrogenase, which translates into the protein MTTTERCDHFINGEHRAPSNGEYFASTNPATLETLYQVARGTAADVDAAVDAAAQAFRNPAWAGLTATQRGKLLRRFGDLIGEYGDELALYESLDNGKLLREMRGQLKNVPEYLYYYGGLADKIQGSQIPASSLSIINVTMREPLGVVGAITPWNSPITLTISKLAPALAAGNTLVIKPSEYTSRTILRLAEIASEAGFPDGVVNVVTGYGAEAGAALVEDLRLAKISFTGSTATGSGIAQSAARRFIGCTLELGGKSPNIVFEDADVDNAAMGVIAGVFAAAGQTCIAGSRVLAHRSVYDELLEKVSVRAATIKIGNPLEDDTELGPLAFEDQLNKVKSYIDLGQSEGANIHYGGQRPDVDLPGYFLQPTVLTDATNDMRVCQEEIFGPVTAVIPFDTEEEALRIANDTEYGLAAGVWTSNLQRAMRMSQRLEAGTVWINTYRAMSPMSPRQGFKKSGVGIEHGIESMYEYTRLKSIWINTDEGPVADPFVMR
- a CDS encoding alpha/beta fold hydrolase, which encodes MSVESAPIVLLHGVGLDRTIWDAVVADLGTTAPGHPVTALDLPGHGRQPRLTEPVELADLAADLLDRMPSEPVHLVGFSVGALIAQYIAVHHPDRVLTLTCVNSVCARTPEEAASVRARLETAGDDFALGAERAVDRWFPEDAGIPGAAVLRDRTRRILLANDIPSYLHVYRVFATGDAELADELHRIRVPVLAVTGSDDPGSTPEMSYRIAERIPGAHVHIIDGARHMVPDTHPELLSALIAELATTIESTGTTGRSQSHDHH
- a CDS encoding amino acid synthesis family protein; protein product: MALELRKLTTTVDEIFTEGGREVTPPKRVVVVAAVIRNPWAGQGFVEDLAPGIDATASDLGALLAPRVMEALGGPLEAFGKAAIVGTDGEIEHGSALIHTLKFGNHFRDAANASTLLPAVEKRGVSGAPFDMPLKHFTDATIRSHHQTVECRVADAPHADEIVIALGGTASGRPQERLASFNAAEK
- a CDS encoding amino acid synthesis family protein; translated protein: MTDRPTTFEELGASLGVRRVTLIHEEVFGEAGSVLDTPVHKAAAIAVVKNPWIVDGQSTGTDADLNDATQKIAPVIAKLLADRLLTALGGAENIEAFGKAALVGTSGELEHAGALIHTPYFGNLIREMLEGTSIICFTDGRVEPGTNVHVPMWHKTHAANRDHYQTIDVSLADAPHADEICVIAAASTGPRPFPRIGDRKTDIPVTTDILKGLL
- a CDS encoding GntR family transcriptional regulator, producing MQETSTETTSGVTLIDQIRSRIISGELAPGELIPETALAEEFHVSRTPVREAFKVLQMEGLVHIRPRVGTYVHEPTRREIVEMFQIKESLEGLAASLLARRGAVPELEVLQRNIDESDAAAAAGDAARYAELVGEFHWTLVRGADNDKLTETYAWLMNQLAYDRLVNSTVADPKRLTASDREHHRVLEAIRDKDPYGAEMAMRDHVHASSRAALHRIFGDAGPRPAPGDPATGTTTDHTEEK